TGCTGTAGGTTACTACCAATCTTCGAATTACGTTTATAAGAAAAAGTTGGATAGATGGGAATAAATAACAGCAACTTCTTACAAAGAATTATTATTGGCTTTGTATTTATTTTCATTATTCAAATAACAAGCAATGCCTCTGAAAAGAGGGATACTTTGGTATATAAACCTAAAAGAGATACCTCCGTATTAGTTAAAGCACAGGTTGTAGATATTGATTCGTCGAAATCACTATTATTCTACAAGCCAAGTTCATTTGGATTTATTGGATATGTTCCAAGAAATATTGCCGAATTTTGTAAGGTTAGTACTCGAAAAAAGAACCTGCCAAAATTAGGAATGCTAATAGGCGGTACCGCTATTCTTGTTGCGTTGGATCAAAAAATTCTTGACGCATCTCAGCAATTTGGAAGGTTTATTCACCTTGATGCAGAAAGGAAATTCACTAATGCGATATCTTTAAAATTAGGTGGCTTTCGGGTACCTGTGCTTGATATTCCTCAAAACTTAAATTCTGGATTCTACTTTCTGGGTGAAGGCTGGCCAAGTATACTTATTGCAGGTAGTTTTTATAGCTACGGTAGTTTTGCAAAAGATTATCGTGCGCTCCAAACCTCATCGGAACTAGCTGAAATGTTTCTAACTTTAGCTATCACTACTCAATTCATTAAAAGAGTTACAGGGCGTGAAAGCCCTTTTGTTGCTTCTTCTCCAGGAGGAAAATGGAAACCATTCCCAAATCCTAGCTACTACCAAAAGCATGTTCCCTACTTTGATGCCTTCCCTTCTGGCCATCTGGCTACAGCAATGGCTACAATTACAATTATTTCGGGAAATTACCCCGAATCCCGTTATGTGAAACCCATTGGTTATACATTGATGGGTGTATTAGGATATTCTATGATGAATAATGGCGTTCATTGGGTCAGCGATTATCCATTAGCCATTGCAATTGGATATGTTTATGGTAAAATCGCACTTTCGCATGGTCAGCAAGTTATTCATAAAAAACGTTCAAACTCCTTGGTAAGAACTTCAGTTACCCCAATACTAATTGGAGAGAATGGTTTTGGAATGAGCTATAGGGTTAGTTTTTAATAAAATTCCCGCCCTATTGCCTATTAATCATTAACTTGAAACTCTGTTTCCGTAAATTTCAATCTACCTTCTTACTAATCTCTTCTTATAGTCTAAATAATATATATTTTTTATAACTATTATTTATATTTTTCATAACTTACATTGTTTAATTTTATATTAAATTCTTATTGCGCATTAATGATATAATACAATATTTTAATCATAATAACAAATAGGCGATTACCGAAAAGCCTTAATAGAGTAGGTAAAAATTATGAAAAATTTTAACTATGAAAAATTTAAAATTAGACAGACTCACTTCAAACAGGTTTGATGTGAATGAATTAATTAAAATTAAAGGTGGAATATTAATTTGTGCTTGTCAACCCATGCATCCTTGCTATTGCAGAAGTTTTGACGATGCTTCTGATACAGCAGCAAATAACGAATTTTCGCGGTTTAACGTAAGGACTGCTGATTAATTGTGCCAACTGAATTATCAACCCCAGCAGCATTAAACAATAAAAACTATTTAAGTGCTTTCTGGGGTTGATTGATAAAAATCTAATCATGAACTTATTTTTAAAAAAGTATTGAACTATACCTTGTTTGAACAACAGCTCAGTCCAATTAATAGATTTTATATAGATTAGTCTTGAATACTTTATCTAAAGTAAAAGATTACACTAAAACTCTCCCATACCTCAAAGCAGGAAAACCCAATCAGTAATGGGCAATGCTTACTGAAATACATGTTTAAAATTAATTAATTATGAAAAAGTTAAAATTAGACAGACTTACATCAACCCGGTTTGATGTGAATGAATTAATTAAAATCAAAGGTGGATTATTAATCTGTGCTTGTGGGCCTTTTCATCAGTGCTATTGCTTATCGGAAGACTCATTCTCTGATGCTACTGCACAGAACACACCTTCGCGATTTGACATAAAGACTGCTCAATAATAGTCTAAATGGATCACCAACCCCAGTATTAAATAATATAAACTATTTAAGTGCTTGCTGGGGTTGGTTGATAAAAATCTAATCATGAACGTATTTCAAAAAATATATTGAACTATACCTTATTTGAACAACAGCTCAGTCCAATTAATAGATTTTATATAGATTAGTCTTGAATATTTATCTAAAGTAAAAGATTACACTAAAACTCTCCCATACCTCAAAGCAGGAAAACCCAATCAGTAATGGGCAATGCTTACTGAAAAATATGTTTAAAATTAATTAATTATGAAAAAATTAAAATTAGACAGACTTACATCAACCCGATTTGATGTGAATGAATTAAGGAAAATCAAAGGTGGATTTCTATTCTGCGGTTGTGGACCTCTTCATCAGTGCTTTTGCGGAGGGGATGACATGTTCTCTAATGAAGTTGCAGAGAACACACCTTCGCGATTTGACATAAAGACTGGGGAGTAATTGTTTAAATGGAT
This Bacteroidales bacterium DNA region includes the following protein-coding sequences:
- a CDS encoding phosphatase PAP2 family protein, whose translation is MGINNSNFLQRIIIGFVFIFIIQITSNASEKRDTLVYKPKRDTSVLVKAQVVDIDSSKSLLFYKPSSFGFIGYVPRNIAEFCKVSTRKKNLPKLGMLIGGTAILVALDQKILDASQQFGRFIHLDAERKFTNAISLKLGGFRVPVLDIPQNLNSGFYFLGEGWPSILIAGSFYSYGSFAKDYRALQTSSELAEMFLTLAITTQFIKRVTGRESPFVASSPGGKWKPFPNPSYYQKHVPYFDAFPSGHLATAMATITIISGNYPESRYVKPIGYTLMGVLGYSMMNNGVHWVSDYPLAIAIGYVYGKIALSHGQQVIHKKRSNSLVRTSVTPILIGENGFGMSYRVSF